A genomic region of Raphanus sativus cultivar WK10039 chromosome 6, ASM80110v3, whole genome shotgun sequence contains the following coding sequences:
- the LOC108805696 gene encoding uncharacterized protein LOC108805696 — protein sequence MRLLDYGNCLICAKNKGSIFLYYLFMSSSTSAAQGGEIMDLDLNQEPSPGSDSPPGLITEISPWLNELESAHERIEERLRQLESIVSRIRERATVTTTTPAPPASLVPPPLRDSTAGVIHERSRERLVESGDDDSKTYLIAKALNMERTSSVPGGYFDCNICLERAEDPILTCCGHLFCWGCFYQLPFIYLNIKECPVCDGEVTDTEVIPIYGNGDGDDGGGDSKAKREECGIRLPPRPNAKRVESIRQKIINRGNPFVPGPETLEHIRRTIDSIGGLQALAEGHEFGLTNIVTTGGGGSNRGVVQNRLRLSSSFPGLVVDSSEMPPSDDAVAAAFDVDSFVDTPSLRTNRRRSSRIAEISPSPSPAVRASIRRNQISAAGSSSSSSPRDFAVPGFGFSVNPSEVVTTSASSSSRRRTEDVNNAGPQTRSRRRLS from the coding sequence ATGCGTTTACTTGATTACGGAAACTGTTTGATCTGTGCCAAAAATAAAGGATCGATCTTTTTATATTATCTCTTCATGTCGTCATCGACTAGCGCTGCTCAAGGAGGAGAGATAATGGATCTTGATCTGAACCAAGAACCATCTCCCGGTTCAGATTCTCCACCCGGTTTAATCACAGAGATTTCACCGTGGTTAAACGAGCTCGAATCTGCTCACGAGCGGATCGAAGAGCGCTTGAGACAGCTCGAATCGATAGTTTCAAGGATCAGGGAACGAGCAACTGTCACAACAACAACACCAGCACCACCTGCCTCCTtggttcctcctcctcttagAGACTCAACGGCAGGCGTCATACACGAGCGTTCCAGAGAGAGACTGGTCGAGAGCGGCGACGACGACAGCAAGACGTATCTGATAGCAAAGGCGCTGAACATGGAGAGAACAAGCTCTGTCCCGGGCGGTTACTTTGACTGCAACATATGTCTGGAGAGAGCAGAAGATCCTATCTTGACTTGCTGCGGTCACTTGTTCTGCTGGGGATGCTTCTACCAGCTGCCTTTCATTTACCTCAACATCAAAGAGTGTCCCGTCTGCGACGGAGAAGTTACCGACACCGAGGTGATTCCTATATACGGTAACGGAGATGGAGATGACGGTGGTGGTGATAGTAAAGCCAAGCGTGAGGAGTGTGGTATCAGGCTGCCTCCAAGGCCTAATGCTAAAAGAGTTGAGAGCATTCGTCAGAAGATTATAAACCGGGGGAACCCTTTTGTCCCGGGGCCTGAGACGCTTGAGCATATTAGAAGGACTATTGATTCTATCGGAGGGCTACAAGCTTTAGCTGAAGGGCATGAGTTCGGTTTAACCAACATAGTAACCACCGGAGGAGGAGGGAGCAATCGTGGTGTGGTGCAGAATCGTTTGAGGTTATCGTCTTCTTTCCCTGGTCTTGTGGTGGATAGCTCGGAGATGCCACCATCTGATGATGCTGTTGCTGCTGCATTTGATGTTGATAGTTTTGTTGATACACCTAGTCTGAGGACTAACCGTCGTAGGTCTTCACGTATTGCCGAGATTagtccttctccttctcctgcAGTACGTGCTTCTATTCGTAGAAACCAAATTAGTGCAGCAGgttcgtcgtcttcttcttcgcctAGAGATTTTGCTGTTCCCGGGTTTGGCTTCTCTGTGAATCCTAGTGAAGTGGTTACTACTTCGGCTTCATCATCGTCTAGGAGGAGAACAGAAGATGTAAACAATGCAGGACCTCAGACCAGGTCTAGAAGGAGGCTAAGCTAA
- the LOC108835758 gene encoding protein N-terminal asparagine amidohydrolase isoform X1 — MIYVDGVLFPEENSSSSFSSSSQGSSLLVNVMTHPVIISASESFKNLEEQRVTESSTEEDRYVYIFQREYAVVNPALVDFVGMDEATTCVGLVIRNRRSGVTSIAHMDSPKVVDLGISQMLSLVLEDDSDASDLDVHMVGGYEDVDIKNGGGGGDYAKPEGYSFPLCCKLVETLHKRRENFHIQTLFVLGHNTKLDAQGNTCPIFNGCLVNTSTGAIHPASFNRSSRCPDDLVRRVRVSASFEDPSWRGKLLDTYDAKTDRFIIAPCCWTMRLVEYVWELNQLPDELILVNCSTSPSAEGPDFVDNERRIWKYLLKYPEWSKTFPKRQPRVFERTANGSWKIY, encoded by the exons ATGATCTACGTCGACGGAGTGCTCTTTCCTGAGGAGAACAGctcctcttctttctcttcttcatctcaG GGAAGCAGCTTGCTTGTTAATGTAATGACACATCCTGTCATAATCTCAGCTTCTGAATCGTTCAAGAATCTAGAGGAACAGAGAGTTACAGAGAGCTCAACGGAAGAAGACAGATATGTTTACATATTCCAAAGAGAATACGCTGTCGTGAACCCAGCGCTTGTTGAT TTCGTTGGCATGGATGAGGCAACAACTTGCGTAGGTCTTGTTATCCGCAACAGAAGATCTGGAGT GACTTCTATTGCACACATGGATTCACCAAAAGTTGTGGACTTGGGGATAAGCCAGATGTTGTCATTGGTTTTGGAAGATGACAGTGATGCCTCGGATTTAGAT gtgcatatggttGGTGGTTATGAAGACGTGGACATAAaa aatggtggtggtggtggtgactATGCTAAACCAGAGGGTTACTCATTTCCTTTGTGTTGCAAATTAGTAGAAACTTTGCACAAGAGAAGAGAAAACTTTCACATTCAAACCCTATTTGTTCTTGGGCACAACACCAAGCTGGATGCTCAAGGGAACACGTGCCCCATTTTTAATGGATGCCTG GTGAATACCTCCACCGGTGCAATTCACCCAGCCAGTTTCAACAGATCTTCTAGATGTCCTGATGACCTTGTTCGTAGAGTCAGAGTGTCGGCATCATTCGAAGATCCTAGCTGGAGGGGGAAGTTACTTGACACATATGACGCAAAAACTGATAGATTCATCATCGCACCATGCTGCtg GACAATGCGGCTGGTTGAATACGTTTGGGAACTTAATCAGCTTCCTGATGAATTGATTCTTGTTAACTGTTCCACCTCACCTTCTGCTGAAGGTCCAGACTTCGTAGATAATGAAAGAAG GATTTGGAAGTATTTACTAAAATATCCAGAATGGAGCAAAACTTTCCCAAAGAGACAACCACGCGTGTTTGAAAGGACTGCAAATGGAAGCTGGAAAATATACTGA
- the LOC108835758 gene encoding protein N-terminal asparagine amidohydrolase isoform X2: MIYVDGVLFPEENSSSSFSSSSQGSSLLVNVMTHPVIISASESFKNLEEQRVTESSTEEDRYVYIFQREYAVVNPALVDFVGMDEATTCVGLVIRNRRSGVTSIAHMDSPKVVDLGISQMLSLVLEDDSDASDLDNGGGGGDYAKPEGYSFPLCCKLVETLHKRRENFHIQTLFVLGHNTKLDAQGNTCPIFNGCLVNTSTGAIHPASFNRSSRCPDDLVRRVRVSASFEDPSWRGKLLDTYDAKTDRFIIAPCCWTMRLVEYVWELNQLPDELILVNCSTSPSAEGPDFVDNERRIWKYLLKYPEWSKTFPKRQPRVFERTANGSWKIY; this comes from the exons ATGATCTACGTCGACGGAGTGCTCTTTCCTGAGGAGAACAGctcctcttctttctcttcttcatctcaG GGAAGCAGCTTGCTTGTTAATGTAATGACACATCCTGTCATAATCTCAGCTTCTGAATCGTTCAAGAATCTAGAGGAACAGAGAGTTACAGAGAGCTCAACGGAAGAAGACAGATATGTTTACATATTCCAAAGAGAATACGCTGTCGTGAACCCAGCGCTTGTTGAT TTCGTTGGCATGGATGAGGCAACAACTTGCGTAGGTCTTGTTATCCGCAACAGAAGATCTGGAGT GACTTCTATTGCACACATGGATTCACCAAAAGTTGTGGACTTGGGGATAAGCCAGATGTTGTCATTGGTTTTGGAAGATGACAGTGATGCCTCGGATTTAGAT aatggtggtggtggtggtgactATGCTAAACCAGAGGGTTACTCATTTCCTTTGTGTTGCAAATTAGTAGAAACTTTGCACAAGAGAAGAGAAAACTTTCACATTCAAACCCTATTTGTTCTTGGGCACAACACCAAGCTGGATGCTCAAGGGAACACGTGCCCCATTTTTAATGGATGCCTG GTGAATACCTCCACCGGTGCAATTCACCCAGCCAGTTTCAACAGATCTTCTAGATGTCCTGATGACCTTGTTCGTAGAGTCAGAGTGTCGGCATCATTCGAAGATCCTAGCTGGAGGGGGAAGTTACTTGACACATATGACGCAAAAACTGATAGATTCATCATCGCACCATGCTGCtg GACAATGCGGCTGGTTGAATACGTTTGGGAACTTAATCAGCTTCCTGATGAATTGATTCTTGTTAACTGTTCCACCTCACCTTCTGCTGAAGGTCCAGACTTCGTAGATAATGAAAGAAG GATTTGGAAGTATTTACTAAAATATCCAGAATGGAGCAAAACTTTCCCAAAGAGACAACCACGCGTGTTTGAAAGGACTGCAAATGGAAGCTGGAAAATATACTGA
- the LOC108806212 gene encoding uncharacterized protein LOC108806212 isoform X2: MTKEEAEASYSMNDDNDYICSNDDHNIRDQDDNNNNTKPKHESQAWGTWEELLLACAVKRHGFCDWDSVASEVRTRTSTSSPVFISPDSCRLKYRDLNRRFKEPTAAEEEEGGNDIPWLEELRSLRVAELRREVQEYDVSILSLQLKVKRLEEERDGSEKLDLEEEERKGERSENDGGEKAVSTAEESDRENRSMNESNSTGAGEKTVGGGDEPSRTRGDDLDPDPVNTAEEGSEASQSGELGESGTSGRKWKRKRRKDGDGEIRSAASKSQPLIRLLDLIRSHPRGSLFERRVRSQETEEYKSLVKQHLDIETIQRKLKQGSNDSSSLTFYRDLQLLFTNAITFFPSSSSESMAARELRAIVSEEMRKESGKSSPRLLKASGAIMTSSIKADAAETSEQKSSAPLVVCKRRRFASAKAKASSPSSSSFSQKEETKEEAVSEEIEDVETGGGRGSKRTANNTKTGKGKNKEKQTEAKTEKKVVASSDKKKSVADFLKRIKKSSPQKEDKDQNKSKKESKPKPRELRSNNVGKGRKKAEVENTTTPAKRAPGRPPQKKTVEATATASGKRGRESGSTGKDNKQPKKRSRR, translated from the exons ATGACGAAGGAAGAAGCAGAAGCATCGTATAGCATGAACGACGACAACGACTATATATGCAGTAATGATGATCACAATATTCGTGACCAAGatgataacaacaacaacactaaACCAAAGCACGAGAGCCAAGCATGGGGCACGTGGGAGGAGCTGTTATTGGCATGCGCCGTTAAGCGACACGGGTTCTGTGACTGGGACTCCGTCGCTTCGGAGGTTCGAACCCGGACCTCCACGTCATCCCCCGTTTTTATCTCCCCTGATAGTTGTAGGCTCAAGTATCGAGATCTCAACCGTCGGTTTAAGGAACCcacggcggcggaggaggaggagggagggAACGATATACCGTGGCTTGAGGAGCTACGTAGCCTCCGCGTGGCGGAGCTCCGTCGTGAGGTTCAAGAGTACGATGTTTCGATACT ATCGCTTCAGCTGAAGGTTAAGAGACTAGAGGAGGAGAGAGACGGCAGCGAGAAACTAGATctggaggaggaagagaggaagGGAGAGAGATCGGAGAACGACGGCGGTGAGAAGGCGGTTTCGACGGCGGAGGAGTCTGACCGGGAAAACAGGTCGATGAACGAGTCGAACTCGACAGGCGCCGGAGAGAAAACCGTCGGCGGAGGAGACGAGCCGAGTCGGACTCGTGGTGATGATCTAGATCCCGATCCGGTTAACACGGCGGAGGAAGGATCGGAAGCGAGTCAGTCCGGGGAGTTGGGAGAGTCAGGGACGTCGGGAAGGAAGTGGAAAAGGAAACGACGGAAAGACGGCGACGGAGAGATCAGATCGGCGGCGAGTAAATCACAGCCGTTGATACGTCTTCTTGATTTGATTCGGTCCCATCCGCGTGGGTCTTTGTTCGAACGCCGAGTTCGAAGCCAG GAGACTGAAGAGTACAAGAGCTTGGTTAAGCAACATTTGGACATTGAGACAATACAGAGGAAGCTGAAGCAAGGATCTAATGATTCTTCAAGCCTCACTTTTTACAGAGATCTTCAGCTTCTCTTCACAAACGCTATCACCTTCTTcccttcatcttcttctgaaTCAATGGCTGCTCGTGAACTGAGAGCCATTGTTTCCGAAGAAATGAGGAAAGAGAGCGGGAAATCGAGTCCCCGGTTGTTAAAAGCATCTGGAGCTATTATGACTAGTAGTATCAAAGCAGATGCTGCTGAAACATCAGAACAGAAGTCTTCAGCTCCACTTGTCGTTTGTAAGAGGAGAAGATTTGCGTCCGCTAAGGCTAaggcttcttctccatcttcgtCAAGCTTTAGCCAGAAAGAGGAGACGAAAGAGGAGGCAGTATCAGAGGAGATTGAGGACGTTGAGACTGGTGGTGGAAGAGGCTCGAAAAGAACAGCTAACAATACAAAGACGGGTAAAGGGAAGAACAAGGAGAAACAGACGGAGGCCAAAACTGAGAAGAAGGTTGTGGCTTCATCGGATAAGAAGAAGAGTGTGGCTGACTTCTTGAAGAGGATAAAGAAGAGCTCTCCGCAAAAGGAAGATAAAGATCAGAACAAGAGCAAGAAAGAGAGTAAACCGAAACCGAGAGAGCTTAGAAGCAACAACGTGGGTAAAGGTAGAAAGAAGGCTGAGGTGGAGAATACTACTACTCCGGCGAAAAGAGCTCCCGGGAGACCACCGCAGAAGAAAACAGTGGAGGCAACCGCAACCGCGTCAGGGAAACGAGGTAGGGAAAGCGGAAGCACAGGAAAGGACAATAAACAGCCAAAGAAAAGAAGCAGAAGATGA
- the LOC108806212 gene encoding uncharacterized protein LOC108806212 isoform X1, with protein MTKEEAEASYSMNDDNDYICSNDDHNIRDQDDNNNNTKPKHESQAWGTWEELLLACAVKRHGFCDWDSVASEVRTRTSTSSPVFISPDSCRLKYRDLNRRFKEPTAAEEEEGGNDIPWLEELRSLRVAELRREVQEYDVSILYGISILRLFSNLNDGSEFFFVFRFLRSLQLKVKRLEEERDGSEKLDLEEEERKGERSENDGGEKAVSTAEESDRENRSMNESNSTGAGEKTVGGGDEPSRTRGDDLDPDPVNTAEEGSEASQSGELGESGTSGRKWKRKRRKDGDGEIRSAASKSQPLIRLLDLIRSHPRGSLFERRVRSQETEEYKSLVKQHLDIETIQRKLKQGSNDSSSLTFYRDLQLLFTNAITFFPSSSSESMAARELRAIVSEEMRKESGKSSPRLLKASGAIMTSSIKADAAETSEQKSSAPLVVCKRRRFASAKAKASSPSSSSFSQKEETKEEAVSEEIEDVETGGGRGSKRTANNTKTGKGKNKEKQTEAKTEKKVVASSDKKKSVADFLKRIKKSSPQKEDKDQNKSKKESKPKPRELRSNNVGKGRKKAEVENTTTPAKRAPGRPPQKKTVEATATASGKRGRESGSTGKDNKQPKKRSRR; from the exons ATGACGAAGGAAGAAGCAGAAGCATCGTATAGCATGAACGACGACAACGACTATATATGCAGTAATGATGATCACAATATTCGTGACCAAGatgataacaacaacaacactaaACCAAAGCACGAGAGCCAAGCATGGGGCACGTGGGAGGAGCTGTTATTGGCATGCGCCGTTAAGCGACACGGGTTCTGTGACTGGGACTCCGTCGCTTCGGAGGTTCGAACCCGGACCTCCACGTCATCCCCCGTTTTTATCTCCCCTGATAGTTGTAGGCTCAAGTATCGAGATCTCAACCGTCGGTTTAAGGAACCcacggcggcggaggaggaggagggagggAACGATATACCGTGGCTTGAGGAGCTACGTAGCCTCCGCGTGGCGGAGCTCCGTCGTGAGGTTCAAGAGTACGATGTTTCGATACTGTACGGAATCTCTATTCTCCGTCTCTTTTCGAATCTTAACGATGgatctgagtttttttttgtattccgGTTCCTCAGATCGCTTCAGCTGAAGGTTAAGAGACTAGAGGAGGAGAGAGACGGCAGCGAGAAACTAGATctggaggaggaagagaggaagGGAGAGAGATCGGAGAACGACGGCGGTGAGAAGGCGGTTTCGACGGCGGAGGAGTCTGACCGGGAAAACAGGTCGATGAACGAGTCGAACTCGACAGGCGCCGGAGAGAAAACCGTCGGCGGAGGAGACGAGCCGAGTCGGACTCGTGGTGATGATCTAGATCCCGATCCGGTTAACACGGCGGAGGAAGGATCGGAAGCGAGTCAGTCCGGGGAGTTGGGAGAGTCAGGGACGTCGGGAAGGAAGTGGAAAAGGAAACGACGGAAAGACGGCGACGGAGAGATCAGATCGGCGGCGAGTAAATCACAGCCGTTGATACGTCTTCTTGATTTGATTCGGTCCCATCCGCGTGGGTCTTTGTTCGAACGCCGAGTTCGAAGCCAG GAGACTGAAGAGTACAAGAGCTTGGTTAAGCAACATTTGGACATTGAGACAATACAGAGGAAGCTGAAGCAAGGATCTAATGATTCTTCAAGCCTCACTTTTTACAGAGATCTTCAGCTTCTCTTCACAAACGCTATCACCTTCTTcccttcatcttcttctgaaTCAATGGCTGCTCGTGAACTGAGAGCCATTGTTTCCGAAGAAATGAGGAAAGAGAGCGGGAAATCGAGTCCCCGGTTGTTAAAAGCATCTGGAGCTATTATGACTAGTAGTATCAAAGCAGATGCTGCTGAAACATCAGAACAGAAGTCTTCAGCTCCACTTGTCGTTTGTAAGAGGAGAAGATTTGCGTCCGCTAAGGCTAaggcttcttctccatcttcgtCAAGCTTTAGCCAGAAAGAGGAGACGAAAGAGGAGGCAGTATCAGAGGAGATTGAGGACGTTGAGACTGGTGGTGGAAGAGGCTCGAAAAGAACAGCTAACAATACAAAGACGGGTAAAGGGAAGAACAAGGAGAAACAGACGGAGGCCAAAACTGAGAAGAAGGTTGTGGCTTCATCGGATAAGAAGAAGAGTGTGGCTGACTTCTTGAAGAGGATAAAGAAGAGCTCTCCGCAAAAGGAAGATAAAGATCAGAACAAGAGCAAGAAAGAGAGTAAACCGAAACCGAGAGAGCTTAGAAGCAACAACGTGGGTAAAGGTAGAAAGAAGGCTGAGGTGGAGAATACTACTACTCCGGCGAAAAGAGCTCCCGGGAGACCACCGCAGAAGAAAACAGTGGAGGCAACCGCAACCGCGTCAGGGAAACGAGGTAGGGAAAGCGGAAGCACAGGAAAGGACAATAAACAGCCAAAGAAAAGAAGCAGAAGATGA
- the LOC108806211 gene encoding protein EMSY-LIKE 4: MDYESFDSSGTDDDLPPSHRVARGGGRVTGNGRPSSLPPSYPPKMYDEVAADMEAQIHQIEKEAYISILRAFKAQADAITWEKESLITELRKELRVSNEEHRELLGRVNADDTIRRIREWRQSGGMQPTIRNAAQVVHDTLPTPSISASTKKHKPNQPVPSQPFASPPFHPQADPTDQFASWKAKRGSVPNAKGKKHKPGFPGGSSSAKPISYHPSDQQPPRGQGMNRLPSGPISSSEPTNGTEPESFVGRKVRTRWPEDNTFYEAVITKYNPVEGRHALVYDIGTPSETWEWVNLSEISPGDIEWIGEGPAVGNQYGYNGQGLNRTTGPNSVPQRGSGVVKTTVKKDFRTSQNGTGKRKHMDIRIRQTNVLIREVERVLGSHNPDPQEVERAKRMLEEQEQALVGAIAKLGDISDGENEGGFRR; the protein is encoded by the exons ATGGACTACGAATCGTTTGATAGCAGCG GAACAGATGATGATCTGCCTCCATCGCATAGGGTTGCACGAGGAGGAGGCCGTGTGACTGGCAATGGAAGACCTTCGAGTCTTCCTCCATCTTACCCCCCTAAGATGTATGATGAAGTTGCTGCTGATATGGAAGCTCAGATTCACCAGATTGAGAAGGAAGCCTACATCTCTATCCTAAGAGCCTTTAAAGCCCAAGCAGATGCTATCACTTGG GAAAAGGAAAGTCTTATAACTGAACTGCGCAAAGAGTTGAGGGTATCGAATGAGGAACATAGAGAGCTTCTTGGTCGTGTAAACGCAGATGATACAATACGAAGGATAAG GGAGTGGAGACAATCTGGAGGAATGCAACCAACTATACGCAATGCTGCTCAAGTGGTTCACGATACCTTGCCAACACCTTCCATTTCAGCTTCTACTAAGAAGCACAAACCAAACCAGCCAGTTCCTTCTCAACCATTCGCTTCACCTCCTTTCCACCCTCAAGCTGATCCCACTGACCAATTTGCTTCATGGAAGGCTAAACGAGGATCTGTTCCCAATGCCAAGGGCAAAAAGCATAAACCA GGTTTCCCTGGTGGTTCGTCTTCTGCAAAACCTATCTCATACCATCCTTCAGATCAACAACCTCCACGAGGACAAGGCATGAACAGATTACCATCTGGTCCCATCAGTTCAAGTGAACCCACAAACGGAACCGAACCTGAGTCCTTTGTAGGAAGAAAAGTTAGAACAAGGTGGCCAGAAGACAATACATTTTACGAGGCTGTCATCACCAAGTACAATCCCGTTGAG GGTCGCCATGCTTTGGTTTATGACATTGGAACACCTAGCGAGACATGGGAATGGGTCAATCTCTCAGAG ATATCTCCTGGGGATATTGAGTGGATAGGAGAGGGTCCTGCGGTTGGTAATCAGTATGGTTATAACGGACAAGGTCTTAATAGAACCACAGGACCGAACAGTGTTCCTCAACGAGGAAGCGGTGTGGTAAAGACCACGGTTAAAAAAGATTTCAGAACATCGCAGAATGGAACTGGGAAAAGGAAACATATGGATATACGAATCCGTCAGACCAATGTCCTAATCAGAGAG GTGGAGAGAGTTCTTGGCTCACACAATCCAGATCCTCAAGAAGTTGAAAGGGCTAAGAGAATGTTGGAG GAGCAAGAACAAGCGCTTGTGGGTGCAATCGCAAAGCTTGGAGATATATCCGATGGAGAAAACG AAGGTGGCTTTCGTCGCTAA
- the LOC108808157 gene encoding uncharacterized protein LOC108808157 has product MANMEKIQFPALDITGTNYISWVTNVELHLESLGLSETIKEDNTSTPQDKAKSVIFLRRHLDESIIYDYANMRDPKELWKSLKDRFDHQKDITLPLARDEWQSLRFQDFDKVMNYNSAVLGIVAKLRYCGDTITESQMLEKTYTTFHKSHITLQQQYRLRGYTKFSDLIVALLIAEKNNELLIKNHMTRPTGSKAFPEANALDAKKPTKENKAFRGRGRGRQNYRGRGRKYNPQDRKSFQWVRSEQSPKGKEQQGSTSQKREDACFRCGTKGHWSRICRTPAHLCDLYKKSVKGKEKEVNFAEHSEGTTHLDASDFVNDFEETAITDA; this is encoded by the coding sequence ATGGCAAACATGGAGAAAATTCAATTTCCCGCTCTAGACATCACGGGCACCAACTACATTTCATGGGTTACAAATGTCGAACTTCATCTTGAATCTCTTGGTTTATCTGAGACCATTAAAGAGGATAATACTTCAACACCTCAAGACAAAGCGAAATCGGTGATCTTCCTTAGAAGACACCTTGATGAAAGTATTATTTATGACTATGCCAATATGAGAGATCCTAAAGAGCTATGGAAGTCTCTGAAAGATCGTTTTGATCATCAGAAAGACATAACACTTCCACTTGCTCGAGATGAATGGCAGAGTCTGAGGTTCCAAGATTTCGACAAAGTGATGAATTACAATTCTGCTGTGTTAGGAATTGTGGCTAAATTGAGATACTGTGGTGATACAATCACCGAGTCTCAAATGCTTGAAAAGACATACACCACATTCCACAAGAGCCACATCACCCTGCAACAACAATATAGGTTGCGGGGATATACCAAATTTTCGGATTTGATTGTGGCACTTCTCATAGCAGAAAAGAACAACGAGCTTCTTATCAAGAATCACATGACTCGTCCAACTGGTTCCAAAGCGTTTCCCGAAGCAAACGCATTAGATGCGAAGAAACCAACAAAGGAAAATAAGGCTTTTCGCGGTCGCGGACGTGGTCGTCAAAACTACCGTGGACGTGGACGAAAGTACAATCCACAGGATAGGAAGTCATTCCAGTGGGTCCGCTCTGAACAATCCCCTAAGGGAAAAGAACAACAAGGAAGTACCTCCCAGAAGCGAGAAGATGCTTGTTTCAGATGCGGTACTAAGGGACATTGGTCTCGTATATGTCGTACCCCTGCACACCTTTGTGATCTGTACAAGAAGTCCGTCAAAGGGAAAGAAAAGGAGGTAAACTTTGCGGAACATTCTGAGGGTACAACGCACCTCGATGCGTCTGACTTTGTGAATGATTTCGAGGAGACCGCTATCACGGACGCTTAA